The following proteins are co-located in the Pyxicephalus adspersus chromosome Z, UCB_Pads_2.0, whole genome shotgun sequence genome:
- the LOC140344377 gene encoding uncharacterized protein, with protein MSDLCRLCATPLRGSRRKWLFGGSGTLPTLFSQVVGTAVQRSPPGTNSKSSKGRGQPEDAEFLCGKCCHTLNVYHRYDMVMSRMKELFEHRSTRLITEREKLSFTLRTIHARGWGLPLPEYHGHNQERNLYGYRGSYNDLRSPGYQKSRNNSLSPGYQNSFPNSPFPDRPNSFHGSFNSLSSGGHSKSYQELLEQDRSRWEHESWWDANSAGCSRCVKGHKCHSCSSWRVSDANYESVCTVPRKKKHHRGSDSGSSGLQRSKSLGSFDGSSTKGSLSSLSATSLDSLYFVGEEEPGVFWERESPYPSSPTASLHSPRPVVEVLKSLMEIKYSPVKTPTRCKIPIRGQQRTRAEYVDKQIQKGSEEPVVEGMGEDWDAFMGIGSEACRTQVSGFHRIRDSLNWLQTQLKAAENGGTLPSHQENSSEQQELVRELIRTLKCKEELLEECLTLMLTLPVTSDSDRDLVIDFVEKLKIREEQMKKEGEELAEIKRQRDAEIERLQEEMRVREEDITRLTKVLRENQDTITALRDILGEKDFTIQHLEVALDSAIRSAASQDALRRAALREKDALITAVQGALSSSNQDVQALADSLLSQGLDDLGGSFPGLSAPNPLVSQLQEKSRLLSQAHTENQKQSAQHQKDVKDLLNALNECQTLLQEQLRHCKNRLQASAEEKKILKEALRAKEAELRTEKQRHNSELCQAQTNLLQLHDLARERDQATKKMLLDSQNRDLTIKRLQEKLILSGGMKDTL; from the exons ATGTCAGATCTGTGCCGCCTTTGTGCCACTCCTCTCCGGGGGTCACGGCGAAAATGGCTGTTTGGTGGCTCTGGGACCCTACCTACTTTATTCTCTCAAGTTGTTGGGACCGCTGTCCAACGTAGCCCACCTGGAACAAATTCCAAATCTAGTAAAGGCCGGGGTCAACCAGAAGATGCCGAGTTTCTGTGTGGAAAATGCTGCCACACACTCAACGTCTACCACCGGTACGACATGGTGATGTCACGAATGAAAGAGCTCTTTGAGCATAGGTCAACTCGCCTTATAACTGAGCGGGAGAAGCTTTCATTTACTCTACGGACCATCCATGCCAGAGGTTGGGGCTTACCTCTTCCTGAATATCATGGGCACAACCAAGAACGCAATTTGTATGGCTATCGTGGTTCTTACAATGATCTTCGATCACCTGGTTACCAAAAATCTCGAAATAATTCCCTTTCTCCGGGGTACCAGAATTCATTCCCCAACTCGCCGTTCCCAGATCGCCCAAACTCCTTCCATGGTTCCTTCAATTCCCTGTCCTCAGGAGGCCACTCAAAGTCTTATCAGGAACTTCTGGAACAAGACCGCTCACGTTGGGAACATGAAAGTTGGTGGGATGCCAACTCTGCTGGCTGCTCACGTTGCGTCAAGGGGCACAAGTGCCATTCCTGCTCATCCTGGAGGGTCTCTGATGCTAACTACGAGTCTGTCTGTACTGTaccaagaaaaaagaaacatcacaGAGGATCGGATAGTGGCAGCTCAGGTCTCCAGAGGAGTAAATCTCTAGGCAGCTTTGATGGTAGCAGCACCAAGGGGTCCCTGTCTTCATTGTCAGCCACCTCTTTGGACTCCCTGTACTTTGTGGGGGAAGAAGAACCTGGGGTCTTCTGGGAACGAGAATCACCTTACCCATCATCTCCAACAGCATCTCTACACTCTCCCAGGCCCGTGGTGGAAGTTCTGAAAAGCTTGATGGAGATTAAATACAGCCCAGTTAAGACACCAACACGATGCAAAATACCAATCCGAGGCCAGCAGAGAACAAGAGCAGAATATGTGGACAAACAGATCCAAAAAGGATCAGAGGAGCCAGTGGTGGAAGGAATGGGAGAAGATTGGGATGCCTTTATGGGGATTGGGTCTGAG gcGTGTAGAACGCAAGTCTCTGGTTTCCATCGTATCCGGGACTCATTAAATTGGCTCCAGACCCAGCTAAAGGCTGCTGAAAATGGTGGAACCCTGCCAAGTCACCAG GAGAATTCATCAGAACAGCAGGAATTGGTGCGAGAGCTCATCAGGACTCTGAAATGTAAAGAAGAACTGCTGGAG GAATGCCTAACCTTGATGTTAACACTGCCGGTGACCTCCGATTCCGACAGAGATCTCGTCATAGATTTTGTGGAGAAGTTGAAAATAAGGGAGGAGCAGATGAAG AAAGAAGGGGAGGAATTGGCTGAGATCAAGCGACAAAGAGATGCCGAAATCGAACGTTTACAGGAAGAGATGAGAGTGAGAGAGGAGGACATAACAAGGCTGACAAAGGTTCTGAGAGAGAATCAGGACACCATCACG GCGCTGCGTGACATCTTGGGGGAGAAGGACTTTACCATTCAGCATCTGGAGGTGGCACTGGACTCTGCCATACGGTCAGCTGCATCCCAGGACGCCCTGCGCCGGGCCGCTCTGCGGGAGAAAGATGCCCTGATCACAGCTGTACAAGGAGCACTGAGCAGCAGCAACCAAGATGTCCAG GCTCTGGCGGACTCCCTTCTGTCTCAAGGACTGGATGACCTTGGTGGCTCATTCCCCGGCCTCTCTGCTCCTAATCCTCTAGTATCCCAGCTACAGGAAAAGAGTCGTCTCCTGTCTCAGGCCCATACGGAGAACCAAAAGCAGAGTGCCCAACACCAGAAAGACGTCAAGGATCTACTGAATGCTCTTAATGAATGCCAGACCCTGCTCCAG GAACAGCTACGGCACTGTAAAAACCGTCTGCAGGCTTCAGCAGAGGAGAAGAAGATCCTAAAGGAGGCTCTGCGGGCAAAGGAAGCTGAACTAAGGACCGAGAAGCAGCGGCATAACTCTGAGCTGTGCCAGGCCCAGACCAACCTGCTGCAACTGCACGACCTTGCCAGAGAGAGGGACCAGGCCACCAAG aaaatgcTGCTAGATTCTCAGAATAGGGATCTGACCATCAAAAGACTTCAGGAGAAGCTAATCCTGAGCGGTGGGATGAAAGACACGCTATAA